The Magnolia sinica isolate HGM2019 chromosome 3, MsV1, whole genome shotgun sequence genome includes the window GTCACAGAAAGAGTACCAATGCGgaagagttgatgtggatggacgacgGGTCCATTGGACCCACTTTCTGACGTGCTACGAGTGTAGGAgtggcatgaccgcaccctgaccatagatccatgggtcggatttcacaccctccCACACGGGTGTTCAccccgaccatagatccatgagtcggatttcacaccctaccatatgggtgttttagttttggacttttttttgttatttttcttgtttcaggaACTTTattgcacttttactttttccatagcttatatatacattgtgagGAACCCTATTTTCGTTATCattgaatgaataagaattcgtctattttcttcctctttattcaagagattatgGTTTTAGGAttgacccttgggtgttgaggattctacCCTGAATTCGGGTTTCcctctttctaagatctttgAGGTGtatgaaaaggtaagaatcatcctcctccTTTTCTTCTGACAACAATGGACCTAtgctttcttcatctcgaacccctcaTCCTTCACCCCTTTTGTTTCTCTTTGGATACCCCTTTCTAGTTCGAACAAAAAAGAGAGATAGTTAgttagtagaatcagatccaagcttACTCGTAGACTGACTTATACTAGATctaggatctcctcatatcccgaggtcctccctttttattgtttacgtgatcttatactaaggggcatgatcctgacggaataacctcatctttgtgttgagatttacctaatctcTTTGTTTGGAAATAATTAGTTAATTGgcgtatttatttgaatattctttaacctgattatacatgcatctagggttaggttatcacatgtccctgcatcaaacAGGCTTCCCATTGATTTCTGCAGGAGAATAATAGAAGTGAAAGCTCAACAACTACATAATCCAGAAGCACCAGATTGAGTTTCTCAATGGTCTCATCCATTAAATGGACTTGAAAAATCATCCACAAAACCGTAAACTAACTCAGCAGAGGGAAAGGGAAAGAGCAATCCCTATAGGCAGTAACTTCAGTCCCATGGCCCAAAAGAAAGAACCACTAACTTAGACCTATGAACCTCAAATTTAATATCTTAGCTTTAGAACAGGATTTCAGGATCAACTGCTAATATGAAATTTATCAATGCATGTTTCATTTTTCCTACTGGCTTGAAACAATTTAGATACAGAAATTgagggaagggggggggggggggggtgggatgGAGCTCTCTTTCCCAAGGAGAAGTCATTGCACATATTTAATCCTCCCATTTGATTCAGAGTGGTTCTCTAATTTTACCTAGTATGCCTCCAAAGGCATTGCAGGATACTGGCCAGAATGGCCAGAAATAGCAAAATTGTCCACTGGCTTTTTTTTCTGGCTGAAACAATAGAAACAGATGAAATGGCTGTAGCAGACCAGAAGACCAGAACAAAGAGTTGTGCATTTCAAATCCTGTAACCTTACTGGTGCAAAACGGTGGGGCCAGAATGAAACTACGTCGATGAACACACTCATCTTTCTTACCTAGCTGCGATTTCTGGAGAGTAAGAAACGTAAGCAGAGAATACACCAACGCCACCTATCCCCAACGTGAGGATTTGCAACTTCTGCTTCAACTGCAAAAGTAATTATGAAACGTATAAAATGTCAACAGCTCGATGGACTTTCCACAAATAATGTAGTCATgcaccaacaaaagtaaagaattCAGAGGATTGCCAATAGTTCATCTGCATAGATAAATACCTTAAAATACTGCTCCCTTGATTGAGCTGCCAATACTTTTGGATCCCctctctcccttttcgactcaCGCAGCATGACTTCCTGTAAATGGAAGCTATGTCAGAAGCCCAAGATAGAGATTATTAAAACATAtgataaaagtaaaaaaagaatcaCACATGTTCATCTCCATCTGTGATTGATTATTTCCTTCCCATTTTTTTAATAGCATTTCCAGCCCAAACCATGAATCTACAAAATGAGAAAACGGCCTTTGATGAAAAACTCTTTGCCTAAACAAGCATAACAGTCTCAACAACTGATTTGCCAAAGAATGGAAGTACTAGATTAGAGGAGTTCAAATTCATTGCAAGTTCTACTCTTATAATGTGTGAGAGTTCTCtgtataatatatgtgtttcatcatcatcatcattgcccAGTCACAGCTATTTGGGGTCGGAATTACTTATCCTGTTTCGCAAATCACAAGATTCAAGACAAGAATTCTTGTGATTGATTAATAAAAGTTTCACCTTACTGGCTTACCCGAGCTTGGGACAATCTGGCATGTTGCTACCAGGCAAAGTTCCGTACTTATGCACAGTATTTAAAAACAGGACAGACATGAGAGATGATGCCGGATATGAACAGAGGCGTCATATAGCCACACAAGTGACCCTGGAAACACAAACACAGCAGCTAGGGGTGTCAAAGGGCCAGGTCTGGGTCAGCCCAACCCCGACCCAAACCCAAAACACACCAAATGTTAGGCCAGAGCCCAGCCTGATTGAAAATTTGTCAAGCCTAAGCCCAGTCTGTTAAGCAATTTCTACATGTTTATTGATGGTACACCTATCTAAACAACTAATATACATCAGTAGTATGATGAGGATGGCCCCATTCCAAGCTAGACTGATCTGACTGGATGGAGCAATGAGCTAGACCTGATCCTGGCACGGCTACTAATTAGGCCTAAACTTTTAGACCAGATCCCACCTGATGGACCTAGGAATCTTGGCCCAGACCTAAATACCTGACAGGCTTGCCAGACCCATTGACACCCTTAATACCAAAACATACACAGAGCATCTTAAAATGTTTTAAATATAAATAGTAGTTCATACATGCATAAGTTGTGGGAAAATGTATAAACATCACTTGAAATAGATTAAAACTGTATAGCTAGTGCATGAATACTGCTAAACTAATAAACTTGTTAACATTTTCCCCCTGTAATTTGGACACAAGCATGTCTTGGCATCAGACAAGGATATGGGGTGTGGAGCATAGTAGCTTTTAATGGTCTGATTTGCTCGCATGcccatagaaaattaaaatagcaAATTGTATTGAGAGCTAATCTCCAACAATCAGGTGTAGGTTAACCTACAACCTTTTTTACAAGcatttttctcttgaaataaataaatagttatatgtatgcatgtgtgcaggtatgtatgtatgtatgtacatgcgcgtgcacacacacattCAACAGAAAAATTGGAAAGGTATAAAAAATGGGTTGTAGCACACAATCAGTCGTAGGTGATCAGTCCTCTATTGCAATTACTTATTGTAAGAAGCCCAATaaataaagaaaacaacaaacttCTATTTATTTGTGGAAGGTGTGATGAGGCTACAGACATCTCTAGTATAGAAGGGAACATTGATTTGGTTGAAGCGCTTGAAAAAGGATGAGAGGAAGACCTAAAAGGACTTGGATCAATTTGGGGAGATTGGATATGAAATCTTGTTCACTTACCAAGGATGGGCCTTCAATAGGATCAATTTATATTTAAGTTGTGATGAAGCTACAGACAGCTCTAGTATCTTGTTCACTTGGATCAATTTATGTGTAAGGTGTGATGAAGCTACAGACAGCTCTAGTATGGAAGGGAACATTGATTTGGTTGAAGCGTCTGAAAAAGGATGAGAGGAAGACCTAAAAGGACTTGGATCAATTTGGTGAGATTGGATATGAAATCTTGTTCACTTACGAAGGATAGGGCCTTTGATAGGATTGACTAGTGAAATGATACTCAGAAAGCCAATCCCAAATAGCTAGGGAAGgctatgacaatgatgatgaattATGTatgtgatgtaggacaattaaccacttgctctaaaagctcgaactgatagagcatggcgaattaatcccttttatctcatagcccatgccccacatcccatgggttaggacctcagccgaacccctctcgtgggccccacttcacatgggttccacttcacataagctacccacctcacacgggccacccaccccgagtgtgcccctacatcccacaggccacccacttgagcccggtgtgaaaatgcccctgcattagtatGTGTAAAAGGGATCCttgaaataaaatattataataatttgCGAATATTAGGTTTTTCTATGAGCCATTCCCAGGAGTGTCAAACATACTGACATGAACACATGAACATGgatgatttaaaatatatataaggTGTCATCGGGTTTTTCATAATTGATGGGCTGGCATGGGTGTCATGGGAATCTTTTTGGAAATGGAGTGTCCTTGTTGCATAAACTTCCACTCTTCAAAAGAACTCTTCAATGTCATTGCCCTCAACAAGAAGAGCTAAAGCAATGTTCACAGGGTGgtacttatgtaataaaatttgGTATTTCTGTTATTCTCATGAGTCAGTGGAGGAACAATGCTCACTTACACTGCCACCAGTTGCAGCTTTATTTGCCCGATCCCACTTCTCTCGATCCCATCGAGTAGGAACAAATCTCCATCTAGGTGTCGCATTCCCACCACTCTGGAAAAATCATTTTCTTCTGCTGCTTAGTGAAAACCACAATccaataaaaatcaagataattgCAATGGTATCTTAAAAACCAAACAGTTTATCTTGCTTCAGCCAACAAATGTCCACGCCTCGCAGCCTCAACTTGCAGTTCTGACACAGGCTTTGGAGGAGGCAATGTGAGCTCTTTACTCAGATCAATGTCCACACTATACATTGATGATAAACGTAAATCCTTCTAGAatgttttaaaaaagaagaagaagaagaagaaacaaacatCTAGTTTCCTTTTCTATTATGTAGATATTTTTTTCCAAGAAAACTATTCGAAGGCAGAAGATAAAAAAACAAACCTGTCAAGGCTCATGGCTCTGTTTAGGCTTAGAAAACCTGAATCCTCCTGCtccccaaaaagaagaagaaaaagaacaaaagttAAAATTTGTCTACTCTGCTTATACAGGtgcatcaatcatgcattatCCTTAAAGTTGATATCCATCCATTACCAAAACTTTCATGAACAAGGAAATATGCAATGCCAACATTTACAAAAGGGTCATAACAGCGCTACAGTGGCCGTTATAATGGCAAAGGTCACCCTATGTTTCATTTTGTCACGAAAAAGacctgttaaataacagccactattttcaaaataatggccATTATCTATTCAACAGCCTTGTATAACAGAACAACAGAATAAGTTATGAATTACAAGTAAATGGGCATGTATGATGTGCATGGAGAGAGAAAACTGTTTGCGAGTCATGGGAGAGAGGAGAGGTGAAGCAGTGCAAAAGACAAGTTTCTTTTGGTGGAGCCGGACACCACCATTTTGAAGATGGTGATAACTCATTCTCCTTACATGTAGCATTCATGTAcactatccaaaccatccaaattgcgggGCACAGTAAAATTATACTGACcaagcaatcataaccatctaatTGATGGCCATGAAATGGAtgcttaaaagtaaaatagtgaattTCCAAAATTCCAGGggtgaaatcagatggttagtatCATTTTCTCAATGTAACTTCTAGGTTATGCTCTATCCAAAATTGAGTCAACGATTTTAGATGGTCTAGATTTCTGCACAGCTGTGCCATGTGTATGGTCAAAGAGttgccaccattttttaaatggtggtgaaatGCCATAGGAGTCCCACCATTTTTGGGGGAGAGAGGACCATGAAACAACCATGAATAAAATGGTGTTGAACTACCATGGAATCTCATCACTTTTGGTGGAGGGCACGATGAATCAACTTAATATGGAGCTTCACCCCACTCACCTAATGCTCTTACTTTTGCTTAAAATCCCTCATTTCTTAAGGCACAGTTTAATGAGACATGATCCAGAGAGCTGAGTGTATGGAAACCTTCTGATGCATGCAGTTGCATTTACACTCATTGGCATCCACATCAAGTCCAGTTCATTAGGTATTTGTGTCCACTCTTCTTCTGCTACTTGCCAAATATTGCAACAGCCAGATGGTCCTGAACATTTGCAACTAGGCATACCTTCTATGAGCAATCttcaccatccattgtttgcATGCCACAGAACTGAGCAGTTTGGACCATTCTATTAATCTAATTCTTTTTTAGGCAGACAAGAAGAATGCACTGGACCTAATGGATTGTCCAAGTAGCTGATGTGGATGGCAACGACTCCAGATGCAACTATGAGCATGGGAAGGTCTCCATATACTTAGCCCGTCAAAGAGGATTGCCCAAGCCTATGTCTAACCACTgcccttttttttaaagatgacaaaattttattaaaagcggAAAACAACTACAAGCAAAGCCTACAACAAATAAAAACATAGCAACAACAAGCAAAGCCTACAATAAAGAAAAACATAGCAACAACAACAATGGGACATCGAGGCAAcaccccaagaaaatccatattacaACCCTTTAGTTGCAATATAGAAGAAGCCCATTCAATAATTAAAAATGTAGCCCTTTGGGAAGTGTCATCTACCGATTTCTTGGAATTATCAAAGCATCTAGTATTTCTCTTTTTCCAGACCGCCCACCAAATAGCAAGCAAAGCCATTCTCTAAAGCATACAAAGCAAGCAGACAGTGGCTCACCGACTTCAACAGGACCAAACAATAAGGAAACGGCCCAAATTTGGGGGCATTTCTCTCTGACTGTAAACCGGGAGGAGCTGAAATCTTTTCTGtgtttgagacaacccaaaggggttgaatatatggagattacagtcatctatacaaggaaaataataaaagcagAATCCTCTAGctatggaaacgaactatacaaggtatactagctgtacaaggtatgtgagtctgtctaacatcccccctcaaactaatgctggtcatcgataagtaatagtttgccaactagaaatgagtgacgtgcagaagtgagggacttggtgaaaatgtcagcaatctgatcatgggatgcaacatgtggaagagaaatgagcccagactgaaatttttCGTGGataaagtgacaatcaacttcaatatgtTTCGTCCGTttatgaaaaaccgggttagaggcaatctgaatagcACTTAGATTGTCGACATGGAGTAGAGTAGGATTCTgcagaggaatgcccaagtcagaaagaagtccacgtaaccagacaagctcactacacgcagtggacatcgcccgatactcggcttctgtgctcgatttggaaatattggcctgcttcttacacttccaagagatgagagaagtgccaagaaaaacatagtagccagtggtagatcttcgtgtgagagtgCAACCGGCCCAATCAACATTCGAATAAGCACGAAagtccagagtcgccgtggaggagaagaacagggaTCGATCTAGAGTCCCATGTAGGTACCGGaggatgcgcaacaccgcagtcatataaagagtccgaggagcagaaacaaactgactgacgacttggacagcgtaggcaatattagggcgagtcatagttaagtaaatctgactcccaaccaaacgacggtataagtcgggctgtgcaagtagatcaccattgtCATGGctatattgaacgttaagttctaagggagtctgaactgtcttctgatccgtcaatgatgctaaggcgagaagatccttggtatatttacgctggctgactaagatcccacgtttagaatgtgaaaattcaagcccaagaaagtatgtaagatggccgaggtctttcatcttgaaggatgattgcagaacttcctttaaattcgagatgccagtagcatcgctaccagtcagaagtaggtcatcaacatagacgagaacaatgacaatttcaagaacagtggtgcgcaaaaataaggatgggtcatgagtCTCataaccactttgagtaaagccaacaCCGGTAACAACATCTTGAAAgcattggaaccatgcccgaggtgcctgttttaggccatacagggctttctttaggcgacataccttattatTAGGAATTAAAGAACTAGGAGGAGGTTTcatggaggtctccatgaagaaaggcatttttcacatccatctgagcaagtGGCCAAGAGCGAATGGAAGATATTGCCAAAAGAGtatgaacagttttcatcttggccaagggagcgaatgtctcatcataatcaatttcgTATttctgtttgtatccctgagcgacaagtcgagccttgtatcgatcccatgatccatcagacttgagcttgacagaataaatccatttgttaCCAATTAGCTGTCGGTCAGCggatcgagtgacaatgtcccatgtatgattatcatccaatgctgcaagttcttctgccattgccttcttccaacaatcatgagtggctgcctgagagtatgaagtaggaatagaaacagtatccagagtagcagtCATggtagacatagagcatatcaagcgatcaggcgctcAATGTACACGATCGGAatgacgtatcgaggtaggttcaggatTTGCAACAGGTACAGTAAGTGCGGGTTGAGTAATAGATGGTGGAGTTGTACGTGGTCGACACGAGTAAATCTGCAATGGACGAGagagagtactcgaggcaaaaggaatatcaggaaAGATTGTTAGACCAAGAGAATTTGGGGcatgcggaggaggaagagatgaatgaaaggcaacatgtttaagaaaaacaacatgtcgtgaaacccgaacacgacaaGAAAccagatcataacatcgaaaacccttctgagtttctccaaatcccaaataCATACATTTGATcaattttggagatagtttgttacgctcacgtgaagccaggtgaacataacagacacaaccaaaaacacgaaatgtggaatatgcaggaggtaagtcattgagaacaaagtatggagatttactgttcagaacgttGGTTgacatccggttaatcaagtagactgaatgtaacattgcttccgcccagaaagaacgaggaacactcataacAGTCATCAGGGTGTTGGTAGTTTCAACAATATAAtaattttttcgttcagccaccccgttctgttgtggagtattagaacaggtggtctgatgaataatcccatgaccctgaagaaatgtacgaaaatctgtTAAGAGAAATTCCCCCCTGAGTCAAAGCGGAGATTTTGAACgggaacccgaaattgagtctccaccatagagtaaaatatcttgaatttttcaaaaacccgtGACTTCGAGTGTAGAAAGTAAATCCAACTGTAAcgggtgaaatcatcaatgaatataacatagtatcgtaacccagagagagacataattggtgaaggaccccagacatctgtatgcactagttcaaacatagaagatgatttcgtagtacttagaggaaaaggaatacacttactttttgaaagacaacaagatgaacaagaataatccaaatcttttttattaAGAAAAATGTTCCCTAACATGCTAGAAGAAAATAACGGaattaaccgatcggaatgtggatgacccaggcgaaagtaccacagtttccacaatttatttgccgaacaaatatctgatgaagatggagaaaagaaacaacgagccggagtgacagatggatcaaagtccagCATGTACAGAcaaccatgccgcctacccatcccaagtaccttccccgttgctaaatcctgcacaaaacaacagttgggaagaaatatgactaagcagttattggatgtgagttgaccaactgaaattaaattggaggagaggttagggacatgaaacccatcacgaagggtgaactggtgatgaacagaaggagagaaagtcaatgatccaacggactgAATAAGTAGTCTAGtgtcatccgcagtagaaatagcctgatttctggtgtagggacgaatgtcatgaagatgggatacagcaccggTCTTATGATTGGAAGAatccgaatcgaagaaccatgtagaagatgggaaTATACCTAACATACCAGTCgtagaaagggcctgaacgatttgttGGAGCATAGCAGGAGTTAAAGgcgatgaaagaccttcagctaAAATAGTAAATGCAGAATCACTAACAGACGGCTCAGAAGAAAAAGTGGtggcagtagcagaaagagcacaaccacggccacgaccacggCCACCACGTCCACGaccgaaagaagatgcataggcacaTGTTCGGCAGTCCTAAATACTATGACCAGTCcatcgacaataagcgcaccattcttttcattgagcgacaacatgacccaacTGTAAACCGAgacgagctgaaagcttttgtgtatttgagacaacccaaaggggttgaatatatagagattacagcatctatacaaggaaagaaataaaatcagaatcaactatataaggtatgctagctatacaaggtctatacaaggtatgtttcagcctgtctaacatcccccttcaaactaatgcgggtcatcgacaagtaatagtttgccaacgagaaatgagtgacgtgcagaagttagggacttggtgaaaatgtctgcaatctgatcatgggatgcaacatgtggtagagaaatgagcccagactgaaatttctcacggataaagtgacagtcaacttcaatatgcttcctcgtgggccccacttcacatgggttccacttcacacaagccacccacctcatacaggccacccaccccgagtgtgcccctacatctcacaggccacccacttgagcccggtgtgaaaatgcccctgcattagtatGTGTAAAAGGGATCCTcgaaataaaatattataataatttgCGAATATTAGGTTTTTCTATGAGCCATTCCCAGGAGTATCAAACATACTGACACGAACACATGAACATGgatgatttaaaatatatataaggTGTCATCGGGTTTTTCATAATTGATGGGCTGGCATGGGTGTCATGGGAATCTTTTTGGAAATGGAGTGTCCTTGTTGCATAAACTTCCACTCTTCAAAAGAACTCTTCAATGTCATTGCCCTCAACAAGAAGAGCTAAAGCAATGTTCACAGGGTGGTACTTATGTATTAAAATTTTGGTATTTCTGTTATTCTCATGAGTCAGTGGAGGAACAATGCTCACACTGCCACCAGTTGCAGCTTTATTTGCCCGATCCCACTTCTCTTGTTCCCATCGAGTAGGAACAAATCTCCATCTAGGTGTCGCATTCCCACCACTCTGGAAAAATCATTTTCTTCTGCTGCTTAGTGAAAACCACAATccaataaaaatcaagataattgCAATGGCATCTTAAAAACCAAACAGTTTATCTTACTTCAGCCAACAAACGTCCACGCCTCGCAGCCTCAACTTGCAGTTCTGACACAGGCTTTGGAGGAGGCAATGTGAGCTCTTTACTCAGATCAATGTCCACACTATACATTGATGATAAACGTAAATCCTTCTAGAatgttttaaaaaagaagaagaagaagaagaaacaaacatCTAGTTTCCTTTTCTATTATGTAGATATTTTTTTCCAAGAAAACTATTCGAATGCAGAAGATAAAAAAACAAACCTGTCAAGGCTCATGGCTCTGTTTAGGCTTAGAAAACCTGAATCCTCCTGCtccccaaaaagaagaagaaaaagaacaaaagttAAAATTTGTCTACTCTGCTTATACAGGtgcatcaatcatgcattatCCTTAAAGTTGATATCCATCCATTACCAAAACTTTCATGAACAAGGAAATATGCAATGCCAACGTTTACAAAAGGGTCATAACAGCGCTACAGTGGCCGTTATAATGGCATAGGTCACCCTATGTTTCATTTTGTCACGAAAAAGacctgttaaataacagccactattttcaaaataatggccATTATCTATTCAAAAGCCTTGTATAACAGAACAACAGAATAAGTTATGAATTACAAGTAAATTGGCATGTATGATGTGCATGGAGAGAGAAAACTGTTTGCGAGTCATGGGAGAGAGGAGAGGTGAAGCAGTGCAAAAGACAAGTTTCTTTTGGTGGAGCCGGACACCACCATTTTGAAGATGGTGATGACTCATTCTCCTTACATGTAGCATTCATGTACACTATCTCCAAATTGCGGGGCACAGTAAAATTATACTGACcaagcaatcataaccatctaatTGATGGCCATGAAATGGAtgcttaaaagtaaaatagtgaaatttcaaaattccaggggtgaaatcagatggttagtatCATTTTCTCAATGTAACTTATAGGTTATGCTCTATCCAAAATTGAGTCAACgattttggatggtctagatttctgCACAGCTGTGCCATGTGTATGGTCAAAGAGTTgccaccatttttaaaatggtggtgaaatgCCATAGGAGTCCCGCCATTTTTGGGGGAGAGAGGACCATGAATAAAATGGTGTTGAACTACCATAGAATCTCGTCACTTTTGGTGGAGGGCACCATTAATCAACTTAATATGGAGCTTCACCCCACTCACCTAAATGCTCTTTCTTTTGCTTAAAATCCCTCATTTCTTAAGGCACAGTTTAATGAGACATGATCCAGAGAGCTGAGTGTATGGAAACCTTCTGATGCATGCAGTTGCATTTACACTCATTGGCATCCACATCAAGTCCAGTTCATTAGGTATTTGTGTCCACTCTTCTTCTGCTACTTGCCAAATATTGCAACAGCCAGATGGTCCTCAACATTTGCAACTAGGCATACCTTCTATGAGCAATCTTCACCATCCATTTTTTGCATGCCACAGAACTGAGCAGTTTGGACCATTCTATTAATCTGTTTCTTTTTTAGGCAGACAAGAAGAATGGACTGGACCTAATGGATTGTCCAAGTAGCTGATGTGGATGGTAACGACTCCAGATGCAACTATGAGCATGGGAAGGTCTCCATATACTTAGCCCACCTGATGGTCTCCCAAGTTTAATAATTTCAAAAAACTAACTGCATACAAAGAAAAACATAGCAACAACAAAGGGACATCGAGGCAACAACCCAACTAcgccccaagaaaatccatattacaACCCTTTAGTTGCAATACAGAAGAAGcccattcaaaaattaaaaatctagcCCTTTGGGAAGTGTCATCTATCGATTTCTTGGAATTATCAAAGCATCTAGCATTTCTCTTTTTCCAGACCGCCCACCAAATAGCAAGCAAAGCCATTCTCTAAAGCATATTCTTGGATTTTCTAAGACCCATGCCATACAAAGCAAGCAGACATTGGCTCACCGACTTCAACAAGGACCCAAATTTGGGGGCATTTCTCTCTGACCACTGCCCTACTGTCCTGGAAGTAGACGAAATCAACAAAGGCCCTAAGC containing:
- the LOC131241004 gene encoding protein CONSERVED ONLY IN THE GREEN LINEAGE 160, chloroplastic-like isoform X2, translated to MHLYKQSRQILTFVLFLLLFGEQEDSGFLSLNRAMSLDSVDIDLSKELTLPPPKPVSELQVEAARRGRLLAESGGNATPRWRFVPTRWEQEKWDRANKAATGGSEVMLRESKRERGDPKVLAAQSREQYFKLKQKLQILTLGIGGVGVFSAYVSYSPEIAARILAPDYGFMHLDLIPMLVGFFTYKVTTFIQAIEEALTIVENKQQV
- the LOC131241004 gene encoding protein CONSERVED ONLY IN THE GREEN LINEAGE 160, chloroplastic-like isoform X1, translating into MHLYKQSRQILTFVLFLLLFGEQEDSGFLSLNRAMSLDSVDIDLSKELTLPPPKPVSELQVEAARRGRLLAESGGNATPRWRFVPTRWEQEKWDRANKAATGGSEVMLRESKRERGDPKVLAAQSREQYFKLKQKLQILTLGIGGVGVFSAYVSYSPEIAARGAIGQPRLLVPVALVMIYNCWNGILAPDYGFMHLDLIPMLVGFFTYKVTTFIQAIEEALTIVENKQQV